One region of Camelina sativa cultivar DH55 chromosome 6, Cs, whole genome shotgun sequence genomic DNA includes:
- the LOC104790669 gene encoding kinesin-like protein KIN-12E: MPFISETASAIKRRFGFNDRPAPSESLRSVPCTPEANTISRENHTHQPSIYSSAVRSMSDLDEDGAICAGSAQISRSQSFEFNEDPAFWKDHNVQVIIRTRPLSSSEISTQGNNKCVRQDNGQAITWIGNPESRFTFDLVADENVTQEQMFQVAGVPMVENVVGGYNSCMFAYGQTGSGKTHTMLGDIEGGTRRHSVKCGITPRVFEYLFSRIQKEKEVRKEEKLHFTCRCSFLEIYNEQILDLLDPSSCNLQLREDHKKGIHVENLKEIEVSSARDVIQQLMQGAANRKVAATNMNRASSRSHSVFTCIIESKWVSQGVTHHRFARLNLVDLAGSERQKSSGAEGERLKEATNINKSLSTLGLVIMNLVSVSNGKSVHVPYRDSKLTFLLQDSLGGNSKTIIIANISPSSSCSLETLSTLKFAQRAKLIKNNAIVNEDASGDVIAMRLQIQQLKKEVSRLRGMVNGGVDNQDMDTVSMGCPASPMSLKWDGFNGSFTPLTTHKRMSKVKDYEVALVGAFRREREKDASLQALSAENEASMKLEKKREDEIRGLKMMLKLRDSAIKSLQGLASGKISVEAHLQKEKGDLMKEIEVLRAQVDRNQEVTKFATENLRLKEEIRRLKSQCEEGERDILNQQIQALQAKLLEALDWKLMHESDSSMVKEAGNLSNMFCSNQNEESKKISLIQDENEFLRMQAIQNRAEMESLQKSISFSLDEKERLQKLVDNLSKELEGRIRSSGMVGDEDQMEVKTMVQAIACASQREAEAHETAIKLAKENDDLRQKIKVLIEDNNKLIELYEQVAAENSSRALVNTGTDSSSNNAEAQNSAEIALEVEKNAAEELKKLVGNLENQLSEMHDENEKLMSLYENAMKEKDEFKRLISSSDQEKPIEVDGDGANCSSDTEMELCGQLCNNSFENSTEDLNSARLKLELAQEKLSVSAKTIGVFSSLEENILDIIKLLKESKETENKVKKHRYELGSIKTVSDQTNARKEVAEKKLAALRCSLSNFASSAVYFQQREERARAHVNASSDHLNQKNEELDVLRSYKREIDAAMGKIQQSEAELKSNIVMLKIKVDEENKRHEEEKVLCTIDNIEKINTPQRNTLRTGKATDLLKSLEEKTKLQSEMKLSREKLASIRKEVDDMSKKSLKLEKEIKTMETEIEKSSKTRAKSEMELENTIQEKQTIQEVEEQGISEIQNMIIDIHQLVFESDLRKEEAMIVGEELNAEELRAKDMHKTMIERVENALQTLEKNNNGISGKIEEEVESVLGLVHDASRLLEVSQ, from the exons ATGCCGTTCATCTCCGAGACTGCTAGCGCCATCAAGCGCCGATTCGGATTTAACGACCGTCCTGCTCCGTCGGAGTCTCTCCGATCTGTGCCTTGCACGCCGGAAGCTAACACCATCTCGAGGGAGAACCACACTCATCAGCCTTCGATTTACTCTTCCGCGGTTCGAAGCATGTCTGATTTGGACGAAGACGGTGCGATTTGCGCTGGATCTGCTCAGATATCGAGGTCTCAGAGCTTTGAGTTTAACGAAGATCCCGCCTTCTGGAAAGATCACAATGTTCAG GTTATCATAAGAACGCGTCCACTTAGTAGTTCAGAGATTTCTACACAAGGCAACAACAAATGTGTAAGGCAAGACAATGGCCAGGCAATTACTTGGATTGGGAATCCAGAGTCTCGTTTCACATTTGATCTCGTTGCTGATGAGAATGTTACCCAG GAGCAGATGTTTCAAGTGGCTGGAGTGCCTATGGTGGAGAATGTTGTGGGTGGTTACAATAGCTGTATGTTTGCCTATGGCCAG ACTGGTAGTGGGAAAACTCACACTATGCTTGGAGATATCGAGGGAGGAACACGTAGACACAGTGTCAAATGCGGGATTACGCCTAgagtttttgagtatttgttcTCAAGGATTCAAAAG GAAAAAGAAGTACGCAAAGAGGAAAAGCTACACTTTACTTGTCGATGCTCATTTCTGGAGATATACAACGAGCAAATCCTTGATTTATTAGATCCGTCATCTTGTAATTTACAG CTAAGGGAAGACCACAAGAAAGGTATTCATGTTGAAAATCTAAAGGAGATTGAAGTCTCAAGTGCCAGAGACGTGATTCAACAATTGATGCAG GGTGCTGCAAATAGGAAAGTAGCTGCGACTAATATGAATCGTGCAAGTAGTCGATCCCACAGTGTATTTACATGTATCATCGAAAGCAAG TGGGTATCTCAAGGTGTAACTCATCATCGTTTTGCACGGCTTAATCTTGTTGACTTAGCTGGATCTGAAAG GCAAAAGAGTTCAGGAGCTGAAGGTGAACGCCTCAAAGAAGCTACCAACATCAACAAGTCTCTTTCAACATTGGG GCTTGTGATCATGAATCTCGTAAGTGTTTCCAATGGAAAATCAGTCCATGTTCCTTATCGAGATTCGAAGCTCACATTTCTGCTTCAG GATTCCCTTGGAGGGAATTCAAAGACAATAATAATTGCTAATATTAGCCCATCTAGCAG TTGCTCGTTGGAGACCCTAAGTACCTTGAAGTTTGCACAGCGTGCCAAGCTTATTAAGAACAAT GCAATTGTCAATGAAGATGCATCTGGAGATGTTATTGCTATGCGGCTACAAATTCAACAACTCAAG AAAGAAGTATCCCGCCTAAGAGGAATGGTTAATGGTGGAGTAGACAATCAGGACATGGACACTGTCTCAATGGGCTGCCCTGCTTCTCCAATGTCTCTCAAGTGGGATGGGTTCAATGGATCATTCACTCCTCTGACAACTCACAAAAGGATGTCTAAG GTAAAAGACTACGAAGTTGCACTTGTTGGTGCTTTCCGAAGAGAGAGGGAAAAGGACGCTTCTTTACAAGCATTGTCTGCTGAAAATGAGGCTTCAATGAAGTTG gaaaagaaaagagaggatgAAATACGAGGGCTGAAAATGATGTTAAAGCTCCGAGATTCAGCAATAAAGAGTTTGCAAGGTTTAGCTTCAGGAAAGATCTCTGTTGAAGCACATCTGCAGAAAGAAAAGGGTGACCTTATGAAGGAGATTGAGGTGCTACGTGCTCAAGTTGACAGAAATCAGGAAGTTACCAAATTTGCCACGGAGAATTTGCGATTGAAAGAAGAGATCCGAAG ATTGAAATCACAATGTGAGGAAGGTGAAAGGGATATCCTAAATCAACAGATTCAAGCATTACAAGCCAAG TTGCTAGAAGCTCTTGATTGGAAACTCATGCACGAATCAGATTCCTCCATGGTGAAAGAAGCTGGTAACCTCAGCAATATGTTCTGCTCAAACCAG aatgAGGAATCAAAGAAAATTTCGTTGATCCAAGACGAGAATGAATTCCTCCGGATGCAG GCTATTCAAAACCGGGCAGAAATGGAATCTCTTCAGAAGTCAATAAGTTTTTCACTcgatgagaaagagagattgcaAAA GCTTGTTGACAATTTGTCTAAGGAACTTGAGGGAAGAATAAGATCCTCAGGCATGGTTGGCGATGAGGATCAGATGGAGGTTAAAACAATGGTTCAAGCCATTGCATGTGCTAGTCAAAGAGAAGCTGAAGCTCACGAGACAGCAATCAAGTTGGCgaaagaaaatgatgatttgCGCCAGAAAATAAAGGTCTTAATTGAGGACAACAACAAACTTATAGAGCTGTATGAACAAGTAGCTGCAGAAAACAGCTCCAGAGCTTTGGTGAATACTGGGACAGATTCGTCAAGTAATAATGCTGAAGCACAGAACAGTGCAGAAATTGCTCTGGAGGTTGAGAAAAATGCGGCTGAGGAACTGAAGAAATTGGTAGGAAACCTGGAGAATCAGCTTAGCGAGATGCACGATGAGAACGAGAAGCTAATGAGTCTGTATGAAAATGCGATGAAGGAAAAGGATGAATTCAAAAGACTGATCTCTTCTTCTGACCAAGAGAAGCCTATTGAagttgatggtgatggtgcCAATTGCTCCTCTGATACTGAAATGGAGCTATGTGGGCAACTGTGTAACAATTCTTTTGAAAATTCTACAGAAGATTTAAACTCAGCAAGGCTGAAACTTGAACTGGCTCAGGAAAAGCTTTCAGTCTCTGCCAAAACCATTGGAGTGTTCTCTTCActtgaagaaaatattttggacATCATCAAGCTGTTAAAGGAAAGCAAAGAGACTGAAAACAAAGTTAAGAAGCACCGGTATGAGTTAGGATCAATCAAAACTGTCTCTGATCAAACTAATGCAAGAAAAGAAGTTGCAGAGAAAAAGCTGGCGGCTCTCAGATGCTCATTATCAAACTTTGCATCATCTGCAGTATACTTTCAACAGCGAGAAGAACGGGCAAGGGCGCATGTAAACGCATCTTCCGAtcatctaaaccaaaaaaatgaagaacttGATGTACTCCGTTCTTACAAAAGAGAAATCGATGCTGCTATGGGTAAGATCCAACAATCCGAGGCAGAGCTGAAGAGTAACATTGTAATGCTGAAAATAAAAGTGGATGAAGAGAACAAGAGGCACGAAGAAGAGAAGGTTCTTTGCACGATAGATAACATTGAGAAGATCAACACTCCTCAGCGAAACACTCTGCGTACAGGCAAAGCTACAGATTTACTGAAATCCTtggaagagaaaacaaagctcCAATCCGAGATGAAGCTTTCTCGGGAGAAATTGGCTTCAATTAGAAAAGAAGTTGACGACATGTCCAAGAAGTCCTTGAAACTGGAGAAGGAGATCAAAACCATGGAAACAGAGATAGAGAAGAGCTCAAAGACGAGAGCCAAATCAGAGATGGAATTGGAGAACACAATCCAAGAGAAGCAAACTATTCAGGAGGTGGAAGAGCAAGGGATTTCTGaaattcaaaacatgataatcgACATTCACCAGCTTGTCTTTGAATCAGATCTGAGAAAAGAAGAGGCGATGATTGTTGGAGAAGAGCTCAATGCAGAGGAGCTTAGAGCGAAAGATATGCACAAAACTATGATCGAGAGAGTCGAGAACGCGTTGCAAACGCTAGAGAAGAACAACAATGGCATATCAGGcaagatcgaagaagaagtagagagtgttttgggtttggttcaCGACGCCTCGAGGTTGCTTGAAGTTTCTCAGTAA
- the LOC104698811 gene encoding uncharacterized protein LOC104698811, with translation MSSIIIEIPEANRTTSSMLDLTGIASTQDGVATRGGVSTRPAIAVYSRQRVNATTNPAENSAELPVGIRSEGETNQGAGRTQVELVNLDTELTGEQHRNEEAAGVTEQQLDAQNGDLPVHATPAIQNPQVISMEDFKILFGSMTKEIYQMISDTNRRVDAVVTQTNPSQVSAGQSPNLGDMVGISPEVMCHRLNIDPTFKPVRQKRRRLGPDRVKAVQDKVERLLKADQIVEVQYPDWLANPVVVKKKNGKWRVCVDFTDLNKACPKDSFPLPHIDRLVEATAGNQLLSFMDAFSGYNQIAMSPADREKTAFITDRGTYCYKVMPFGLKNAGATYQRLVNMMFADLLGKTMEVYIDDMLVKSLIAEQHVQHLTECFDILDQFQMKLNPTKCTFGVISGEFLGFIVTERGIEANPKQIEAILGLPSPTNKREVQRLTGRIAALNRFIARSTDKCLPFYQLLRGNRDFHWDEECEVAFRQLKEYLTCHPVLVKPEDGEALYLYVSVSSSAVSGVLVRDDRGDQKPIFYTSKALNDAESRYPTLEKLALAVIIAARKLRPYFQSHSIVVLTDQPLRTILHSPLQSGRMAKWAVELSEYDIEYRSRPSLKSQVLADFITELSPELDDPTPAVEQWTMFVDGSSTSHGSGVGLILRSPTGEILEQALKLNFKASNNETEYEVVLAGLRLARGLGVKHLQLVHTLSGEFASFSLTKIPRNENASADALAALANRSDPELRRTIPIECIDAPSINPDSQIVVINDNSVPMEVDEPIEDLTDVAKPPEDWQLEIKLYISDGIVPTDRWAARRLMARSARYILLDGELFRRSASGVFLTCVTRDEAERIMMEVHEGEGGNHSGGRALALKIKKDGHYWPTMMADCETFAAKCEACQRHGPMRHVPPELLNTVTAPYPFMRWAMDAIGS, from the exons ATGTCTTCCATCATCATCGAAATCCCCGAAGCAAACCGCACAACCTCCAGCATGCTCGATCTCACAGGCATCGCATCCACTCAGGATGGCGTCGCAACACGAGGTGGCGTTTCGACTAGGCCGGCCATCGCCGTGTACTCCCGTCAGCGCGTCAACGCAACGACAAACCCGGCCGAAAATTCTGCCGAACTCCCAGTCGGGATCAGATCCGAAGGGGAGACCAACCAGGGAGCGGGGCGAACTCAAGTAGAGTTAGTCAACCTCGACACAGAGCTTACCGGTGAACAACACCGCAACGAGGAGGCTGCGGGCGTCACAGAGCAGCAGCTCGACGCACAGAACGGAGATCTCCCTGTTCATGCCACACCTGCGATCCAGAACCCGCAGGTCATCTCCATGGAGGATTTCAAGATCTTGTTCGGCTCCATGACGAAAGAGATttaccagatgatctccgaTACCAATCGCAGGGTCGACGCCGTAGTGACCCAGACAAACCCATCACAAGTCTCTGCCGGACAATCGCCTAACTTGGGCG ATATGGTCGGGATAAGCCCCGAAGTCATGTGCCATAGGCTCAACATCGACCCCACATTCAAGCCGGTCAGGCAGAAACGCAGGCGTTTGGGCCCGGATCGAGTCAAGGCGGTCCAGGACAAAGTCGAACGACTACTCAAGGCAGATCAAATAGTGGAAGTCCAGTACCCTGATTGGTTGGCTAACCCGGtggtggtcaaaaagaaaaacggcaaGTGGAGAGTCTGCGTGGATTTCACCGACCTCAACAAAGCTTGTCCTAAGGACAGCTTCCCTTTGCCGCACATAGACCGTCTCGTTGAAGCTACGGCCGGCAACCAACTGCTTTCATTTATGGATGCATTCTCAGGGTATAACCAGATCGCCATGAGTCCGGCCGACCGCGAGAAAACGGCGTTCATCACAGATAGGGGCACCTACTGCTACAAGGTAATGCCGTTCGGATTGAAAAACGCCGGAGCAACCTACCAGCGATTGGTAAACATGATGTTCGCGGATCTGCTCGGCAAAACCATGGAGGTCTATATAGACGATATGCTGGTCAAGTCTTTGATCGCAGAACAGCACGTCCAACATCTGACGGAGTGTTTTGACATCTTGGATCAATTCCAGATGAAATTAAACCCAACGAAATGTACGTTCGGAGTAATCTCCGGAGAGTTCTTGGGGTTCATCGTCACTGAACGGGGCATAGAAGCAAATCCTAAACAGATCGAAGCCATCCTGGGACTACCTTCACCGACCAACAAGAGAGAAGTACAACGCCTGACCGGCCGGATCGCCGCTCTGAATCGTTTCATCGCCCGATCAACGGACAAATGCCTCCCCTTTTATCAATTGCTGCGCGGAAATAGAGATTTTCATTGGGACGAGGAATGCGAGGTCGCCTTTCGTCAGCTGAAGGAGTATCTGACTTGCCATCCAGTGCTGGTCAAACCGGAGGACGGCGAGGCGTTGTACCTCTACGTCTCGGTTTCAAGCTCGGCAGTCAGCGGGGTGTTAGTCCGAGACGATCGCGGAGATCAAAAGCCCATCTTCTATACGAGCAAAGCACTTAACGACGCGGAATCACGATACCCCACGCTGGAAAAACTGGCCCTTGCGGTGATCATCGCAGCACGGAAACTACGCCCCTATTTTCAGTCGCACTCTATCGTCGTGCTTACTGACCAACCACTCCGAACCATCCTCCATAGCCCTCTCCAATCCGGACGCATGGCAAAGTGGGCGGTCGAACTTAGCGAGTACGATATCGAATACCGTTCTCGACCAAGTCTGAAGTCGCAAGTTCTGGCTGACTTCATCACCGAACTATCGCCTGAGCTCGACGACCCCACCCCCGCGGTGGAACAATGGACAATGTTCGTCGACGGTTCGTCAACAAGTCATGGCTCTGGGGTGGGACTCATCCTTCGATCCCCCACCGGTGAGATCCTTGAGCAAGCATTGAAGCTCAACTTCAAAGCGTCGAACAACGAAACCGAATACGAGGTCGTTCTCGCGGGACTCCGTTTAGCCCGGGGACTTGGAGTCAAACACCTGCAG TTGGTCCACACGTTATCCGGGGAGTTTGCGTCTTTCTCTCTGACAAAGATCCCACGGAACGAGAATGCATCAGCCGACGCCCTCGCAGCCCTGGCAAACCGCTCCGACCCCGAGCTAAGACGTACCATTCCAATCGAGTGCATCGATGCTCCCAGCATTAATCCGGACAGCCAGATTGTCGTCATCAACGACAACTCAGTCCCGATGGAAGTCGATGAGCCAATAGAAGATCTGACGGATGTCGCCAAACCCCCGGAGGATTGGCAACTTGAGATCAAACTTTACATCTCCGATGGTATCGTCCCGACAGACCGATGGGCAGCTCGACGACTGATGGCCCGAAGTGCCAGGTATATCCTTTTGGACGGTGAGCTGTTTCGCCGAAGTGCGTCAGGAGTATTCCTTACCTGCGTTACTCGGGACGAAGCCGAACGCATCATGATGGAGGTGCATGAAGGCGAGGGTGGCAACCACTCTGGCGGACGCGCACTTgctcttaaaattaaaaaggatgGTCACTATTGGCCTACCATGATGGCCGATTGCGAAACTTTCGCGGCCAAATGCGAAGCTTGTCAGCGCCATGGACCAATGCGGCACGTCCCGCCCGAACTGCTAAATACCGTGACAGCTCCGTACCCTTTTATGCGCTGGGCCATGGACGCCATAGGNTCATAG